From the Pirellulales bacterium genome, one window contains:
- a CDS encoding VOC family protein, whose protein sequence is MKPKNTLCLWFDKDGHEAARFYAATFPDSKVTAVHKSPSDFPGGRMGDVLTVEFTVLGIPCLGLNGGPAFKHSEAFSFQIATDNQEETDRYWNAIVGNGGKEKACGWCEDRWGLSWQITPRTLTDAMAAGGNEAKRAFEAMMKMKKIDIATSEAARRG, encoded by the coding sequence ATGAAGCCAAAGAACACCCTCTGCCTCTGGTTCGACAAGGACGGCCACGAGGCGGCGCGCTTTTACGCCGCCACCTTTCCGGATAGCAAAGTGACTGCCGTACACAAATCCCCCAGCGACTTCCCCGGCGGCAGGATGGGGGATGTGCTGACGGTGGAGTTCACCGTACTGGGCATTCCTTGTCTCGGCCTCAACGGCGGCCCGGCGTTCAAGCACAGCGAGGCCTTTTCTTTTCAGATCGCCACCGATAATCAGGAAGAAACGGACCGCTATTGGAACGCGATCGTCGGCAATGGCGGCAAGGAAAAAGCTTGCGGTTGGTGCGAGGATCGCTGGGGCCTCTCCTGGCAGATCACTCCCCGCACGCTCACCGATGCGATGGCGGCTGGCGGCAATGAGGCAAAGCGTGCTTTCGAGGCGATGATGAAAATGAAGAAGATCGACATTGCCACCAGCGAGGCTGCCCGGCGGGGCTGA
- a CDS encoding CHASE3 domain-containing protein, whose translation MKRLFKFRTLIVVSILAVLVVNRLFAHRNIERLNDDLKEVAHTHHVLDLTSDVLTAVLDAESGQRDFLITGSDTSLQPYQAALTRVDTRLQQLSDATQDNPRQQQRIAMLGDLIDAHLSRLKTAIELRRQDERLAQLSVVGTQGKEQLDAIRSLIGEMKDEETALLTERNVRSNSTYQFAILTNLVTAIAALIIFLTYVVLLNRSLAARQSHTEAIQSAHQKLQAEMRERSHAEQALRESERIYRAIGESIDYGIWLCDPDGKNTYTSPSFLRLVGLTQQQCSEFGWGAVLHPDDAERTIEAWKECVRARSMWDRENRFRGRDGAWHPVLARGVPVEDEEGRLVCWAGINLDIGRMKQAEKKLQQAHDELEMRVEQRTTELTSVNEVLQREVREHAIAAGRLCERAEEIEALMDILPIAVCIAHDPACHTITGNSAAYELMRLHPGMNLSRTTMPDEVPADFRALLNGSELSPAELPMQRAVTARLPVRDAEFELVRADGSVRHIYADAVPLFDNAGNVRGGIATCIDVTERRALEESDRRRQQDRLSSLATLAAGIAHEINNPVGTILLAAEMGLASDERARQALTDIAADARRCGEIVRNVLQFARGETMERQPADLNAAVSAACNAVADYVRGHECLLHVALDAGLPQLEINARGIEQVVENLVRNAAEASTAGGMIDVLTEAHDKSILIVVRDQGAGIAPDALRRIREPFFTTRRNRGGTGLGLSIANSIVTDHNGTLRFQTTPGKGTSVTIELPKTWPLKT comes from the coding sequence ATGAAGCGACTCTTCAAATTCCGCACCCTCATCGTCGTATCGATCCTGGCGGTGCTCGTTGTCAACCGGCTGTTCGCCCATCGCAACATCGAGCGATTGAACGATGACCTGAAAGAGGTAGCGCATACTCACCACGTGTTGGATCTTACCTCAGACGTATTGACGGCGGTCCTTGATGCGGAATCTGGACAACGCGATTTCTTGATTACAGGCAGCGATACGTCGCTACAGCCCTATCAGGCTGCCCTGACTCGTGTCGACACTCGCCTGCAGCAGCTCTCGGACGCGACGCAGGACAATCCACGGCAGCAACAGCGCATTGCCATGCTGGGGGATCTTATAGACGCTCACCTTTCCAGGTTGAAGACCGCCATCGAATTGCGTAGGCAAGACGAACGGCTGGCGCAACTGTCTGTCGTAGGCACTCAGGGCAAGGAGCAGCTGGACGCCATTCGCAGTCTCATTGGCGAGATGAAAGACGAGGAAACAGCGCTGTTGACCGAGCGCAACGTTCGTTCCAACAGTACTTATCAATTTGCCATTCTGACGAATCTGGTGACCGCCATTGCGGCACTGATAATTTTTTTGACCTACGTCGTATTGCTCAATCGTAGCCTGGCGGCCAGGCAGAGCCATACCGAGGCCATTCAGAGCGCGCACCAAAAGTTGCAGGCGGAAATGCGCGAGCGCAGCCACGCCGAGCAAGCTCTGCGGGAGAGCGAACGAATCTATCGAGCTATCGGAGAATCGATCGACTACGGCATCTGGCTGTGCGATCCCGACGGCAAAAACACCTACACCAGTCCGTCGTTCTTGCGGCTGGTCGGCTTGACGCAGCAGCAATGTTCCGAATTCGGCTGGGGAGCGGTTCTACACCCTGACGATGCAGAGCGCACGATCGAGGCCTGGAAGGAGTGTGTTCGGGCGCGCAGTATGTGGGACAGAGAAAACCGTTTTCGCGGCCGTGACGGCGCGTGGCATCCGGTGCTGGCGCGGGGCGTGCCCGTCGAAGACGAGGAGGGCCGGCTGGTTTGCTGGGCTGGCATCAACCTGGATATCGGCCGCATGAAGCAGGCCGAGAAAAAGCTGCAGCAGGCTCACGACGAGCTAGAAATGCGCGTTGAGCAGCGCACTACAGAGCTAACGAGTGTCAACGAAGTATTGCAGCGCGAGGTCCGAGAGCATGCCATTGCAGCGGGGCGACTATGCGAACGTGCCGAGGAAATCGAGGCCCTGATGGATATTTTGCCGATCGCTGTGTGCATTGCGCATGATCCAGCCTGCCACACGATCACCGGCAACAGCGCAGCCTATGAGCTCATGCGTTTGCATCCAGGCATGAATCTCTCGCGAACGACGATGCCGGATGAGGTACCGGCCGACTTCCGCGCATTATTGAATGGCAGCGAATTGTCGCCAGCCGAGCTACCCATGCAGAGGGCGGTGACAGCCCGGCTTCCTGTGCGCGATGCCGAATTCGAACTCGTTCGCGCCGACGGTTCAGTACGCCATATATACGCCGATGCTGTGCCACTTTTCGACAATGCCGGCAACGTGCGGGGCGGCATTGCCACTTGCATTGATGTCACCGAGAGACGGGCGCTGGAAGAGTCGGATCGTCGACGCCAGCAGGATCGGTTGTCGTCGTTGGCAACGTTGGCCGCCGGGATCGCGCACGAGATCAACAATCCTGTCGGGACCATCCTGCTGGCGGCTGAAATGGGTCTGGCGTCGGACGAGCGTGCACGTCAGGCATTGACGGATATCGCAGCCGACGCGAGACGATGCGGCGAGATCGTACGCAACGTATTACAGTTCGCCCGCGGAGAAACGATGGAAAGGCAGCCGGCGGATTTGAATGCCGCCGTCAGCGCGGCGTGCAATGCTGTCGCCGACTACGTGCGCGGCCATGAATGCTTGCTGCACGTCGCGCTCGATGCCGGCTTGCCGCAGCTAGAGATAAACGCGCGCGGGATCGAGCAAGTGGTAGAAAACCTGGTGCGAAATGCGGCCGAGGCCTCGACGGCAGGTGGAATGATTGACGTCCTCACGGAAGCACACGACAAGAGCATACTCATCGTCGTGCGGGACCAGGGAGCGGGAATTGCACCCGATGCGTTGCGGCGCATTCGCGAGCCATTCTTTACCACGCGCCGCAATCGAGGGGGGACGGGCCTGGGTCTTAGCATCGCAAACAGCATCGTCACCGACCACAACGGCACGTTGCGATTTCAAACGACGCCCGGAAAGGGCACCAGCGTAACCATCGAATTACCAAAGACCTGGCCTCTTAAGACGTGA
- a CDS encoding CoA transferase codes for MQSHHRPLLDGLQILDFSHALAGPYCTMLFALHGATVYKVESPTGDMGRQWGPPFVGDEANYFIAHNRGKLGLSIDLKRPEGIELCQRLADKMDVLVENFRPGTMDRLGLGYAALHARNPRLVYVSISGNGQTGPARDEAAMDLIVQASSGLLSVTGSPDGAEPVRCGYSVVDVTAGMMATIGALTALRARDQSGLGQWVDVAMYDAMISAMTSNFMNYLGSGVVPRPLGTAFAAVVPYRAFLASDRTFTMAVGSEKLWSAFCRAIGRDDWQSHQDYATNALRVKNRQTLERLLEDIFLQRPAEHWLQVLRGSGIPCSLVRDFAEVVEAPQSEHRDMFPSVSCGQGSTRVTGDPIKFPDSPPVPLMPAPRLGEHTRVALREVLEMNDVEIDALAKQGII; via the coding sequence GTGCAATCCCACCACCGCCCGCTGCTCGATGGCCTGCAGATTCTGGATTTTTCCCACGCCTTGGCCGGCCCCTACTGCACGATGCTCTTCGCGTTGCACGGTGCCACGGTATATAAGGTCGAGTCACCCACCGGGGACATGGGACGTCAGTGGGGGCCGCCCTTCGTGGGCGACGAGGCCAACTATTTTATTGCGCACAATCGTGGAAAACTCGGCCTGTCGATCGATCTGAAACGTCCCGAGGGGATTGAACTTTGCCAACGGCTAGCCGATAAGATGGACGTGCTAGTAGAAAACTTTCGGCCCGGAACCATGGACCGTTTGGGCCTTGGCTATGCGGCCTTGCACGCGCGCAATCCTCGTCTGGTCTATGTGTCGATCTCGGGGAATGGCCAGACCGGTCCCGCGCGTGACGAAGCCGCTATGGACCTGATCGTGCAAGCCTCGAGCGGATTGTTAAGCGTCACGGGCTCGCCCGATGGGGCCGAGCCGGTCCGCTGTGGCTATTCCGTGGTCGACGTCACGGCCGGGATGATGGCCACGATCGGTGCTCTGACGGCCCTCCGCGCGCGAGACCAATCTGGCCTGGGGCAGTGGGTCGATGTGGCCATGTACGACGCGATGATATCGGCCATGACTTCGAACTTTATGAACTATCTGGGCTCCGGGGTCGTTCCTCGTCCGCTGGGCACCGCCTTTGCCGCCGTGGTGCCGTATCGGGCCTTTCTCGCCAGCGACCGAACTTTCACGATGGCGGTGGGGAGCGAGAAGCTGTGGTCGGCATTTTGTCGCGCAATTGGCCGCGACGACTGGCAGTCTCACCAGGATTACGCCACGAACGCCCTCCGGGTTAAAAACCGCCAAACGCTGGAACGTCTGCTGGAGGACATATTTCTCCAGCGGCCTGCCGAGCATTGGTTGCAGGTACTTCGCGGCAGCGGCATCCCCTGTTCTTTGGTGCGCGATTTTGCCGAAGTGGTTGAAGCTCCACAGAGCGAACATCGCGACATGTTCCCGAGCGTATCTTGCGGCCAGGGAAGCACACGAGTTACCGGCGACCCCATCAAGTTCCCAGATAGCCCGCCCGTTCCCCTCATGCCTGCGCCCCGTCTGGGCGAGCATACGCGGGTGGCACTGCGGGAGGTGCTGGAAATGAATGACGTGGAGATCGACGCATTGGCGAAGCAGGGCATAATCTGA
- a CDS encoding ABC transporter ATP-binding protein, whose amino-acid sequence MSDAIVEIDHLSRHFGRKQALDDVALRIERGSVFGLVGENGAGKTTLIKHILGLLKATHGSVRVFQLSPVLDPVGVLGRIGYLSEDRDLPDWMTVAQLMRYNQSFFPGWDQRFADQLQDQFELDPQQRIKRLSRGQRARAGLLIALAHRPDLLILDEPSSGLDPVVRNDILSAVIRTVADEGRTVLFSSHLLDEVERVADFVAVLHKGRVALSAPLHEILNSHRRLVLRFEAFQSTRPNLPGILSCQGEGREWTVLCNGGLEELRAAAKQSGAQVVEEESPTLDEIFLARATAMRS is encoded by the coding sequence ATGTCAGACGCCATCGTCGAAATCGATCACCTCTCGCGACACTTCGGCCGGAAGCAGGCTCTCGACGATGTGGCACTGCGCATCGAGCGGGGAAGTGTGTTTGGTTTGGTGGGTGAGAACGGCGCCGGAAAAACGACATTAATCAAACATATCCTGGGATTGCTCAAGGCTACGCACGGTTCGGTGCGCGTCTTTCAATTGAGCCCAGTGCTGGACCCCGTCGGTGTGCTCGGCCGGATCGGATACTTGTCGGAAGATCGAGATCTGCCGGACTGGATGACGGTCGCGCAATTGATGCGCTACAACCAGTCTTTTTTTCCAGGATGGGATCAAAGATTTGCCGATCAATTGCAGGACCAGTTCGAGCTGGACCCTCAGCAACGGATCAAACGGCTTTCGCGAGGGCAACGCGCCCGTGCCGGACTGCTGATCGCCTTGGCTCACCGACCCGATCTGCTGATTTTGGACGAACCTTCTTCGGGCCTGGATCCCGTCGTTCGGAACGATATCTTGTCGGCTGTTATTCGTACGGTCGCCGATGAGGGTCGAACGGTGCTGTTTTCCTCGCATTTACTCGACGAAGTCGAACGTGTCGCGGATTTTGTGGCGGTCCTGCATAAAGGCCGCGTTGCTTTGAGCGCCCCTTTGCACGAAATCCTCAACAGTCATCGACGGCTTGTTTTGCGATTCGAGGCATTTCAATCCACCCGTCCCAATCTGCCTGGCATCCTCTCGTGCCAAGGCGAAGGTCGAGAGTGGACTGTGTTGTGCAACGGCGGTCTGGAAGAGCTGCGGGCGGCCGCGAAGCAATCGGGCGCCCAAGTGGTCGAGGAAGAAAGTCCGACGCTGGACGAGATCTTTCTGGCCAGGGCAACTGCGATGCGCTCGTAG
- a CDS encoding GntR family transcriptional regulator — protein MQSAFLEAYQQAMQFRLSKSDGVPIYRQIANQVKYLVAVGRLSVGEQLPTVRALAEQLVVNPNTVARAYRELESAGVITSRQGSGAFVAGNGSPFAHRDKQKLLQERIDVLLAEANHLNVDVSTVIKMVRDRSRRIQSE, from the coding sequence GTGCAATCAGCGTTTTTAGAAGCGTATCAGCAAGCGATGCAATTCCGCCTGTCCAAGAGCGACGGTGTGCCGATCTATCGGCAGATTGCCAACCAGGTGAAGTACCTGGTCGCGGTGGGTCGTCTGTCGGTCGGCGAGCAGTTGCCGACGGTGCGCGCGCTCGCCGAGCAGTTGGTCGTGAATCCAAATACCGTGGCGCGCGCCTACCGGGAACTGGAATCCGCCGGTGTGATCACATCTCGACAAGGATCCGGCGCGTTCGTCGCCGGCAATGGTTCGCCTTTTGCCCATCGCGATAAGCAAAAGTTGCTGCAAGAGCGCATCGACGTTTTGCTGGCCGAGGCCAATCACTTGAATGTCGACGTATCGACCGTGATCAAAATGGTGCGCGATCGCAGCCGCAGAATCCAATCGGAGTAG
- a CDS encoding chemotaxis protein CheB produces MNVDDASAGCSPDDAAAPPSVGGAHNEFSVVGIGASAGGLDALKQLLAALSDHTGMAFVIVQHLDPNYQSHLAELLGRATRMPVLEAVHGAPVQPDHLYVIPPNANVALGQGQLIVTPRSDAPGPHLPVDHLFRSLAAEKSERAIGIVLSGTGSDGTLGLCEIKAIGGITFAQDEKTATHTGMPHSAIESGCVDFILAPADMAARLAEIAGHPYLASTNVLDGTAEADKYYKSIISVIQNATGVDFSQYRDTTIRRRIVRRMALHARHTLKDYAEMLRAEPEEIEALYRDLLINVTSFFRDPELFETLKRVVFPEIIKTKTTTTPIRIWVPGCSTGQEPYSLAMALLEFIDDKPLRPPIQIFATDLSDHATLEKARGGLYPESIESEVSPERLRRFFVKEDHRYRIDKSIREMCVFARQNILADPPFSHVDLVSCRNVLIYMSSALQQRVIPTFHFALSPAGYLALGTAETVGGFGDLFELVDRAHKIYVKKAAVMRPAFSFSLDDFKRSLIFPGRHPVPNPAAMDFQREADRLALGQYAPPSVLVNDNFDIIQFRGQTSNFLAPPLGEPTSNILKMAREGLFLELRSALSEAKSTNKIVRREGLQVYGDVGFREIALRVLPVLSPQGSESCFLVVFEESDESRQGAERVSASGLLSSLWKGMRAAPGGLARPGERAQSESAATSNQSPRQGAEQLRHELAATKEYLQSLVEQQDASNEELRSANEEILSSNEELQSTNEELETAKEELQSVNEELTTVNEQLQKQNADLNGINNDLTNIFASTSIAIVMVGNDLRIRRITPPAQATLKLLPTDVGRSIGDLKLNINVPDIESLLLHSIEKMQQHRVECQGRDGHWYSLRIHPYVTADRRIDGGVLVLVDIDELKRSEARVRESAEFAEAIVQSARVPLIVLDEDLRVQTINAACSERSGNVLSDVKARTFGEVWPDLWNNPSLQESLAAIVAEKRPFENLETADIGQTVLVSGRSVERPERPPLILMSLVDITARKEAEEKLREANRRKDEFLAMLAHELRNPLAAVKSAVEIMRLAGDDWQQTVELREILGRQVDQMVRLVGDLLDISRIAEGKVEIRKEPVWLADLVAAATDTVRSQMQNSQHQLTVKLPDDPVRLFVDRNRFVQVLSNLLGNAAKFTDPGGKISLTAERMTHASQGDEQISIRVRDSGQGIPAELLPRIFDLFAQGDCTLDRNRGGLGVGLTLVKSLIELQGGTVEAHSAGRGAGSEFVVRMPINVDGIQEQPATVPTATQGDQARKVVIVDDNRDAAESLTRLLRMMGHEVHAAFDGHQALGLIEKLKPDIALIDIGLPGMNGYEVAGKIREQVEFDQVRLVAYSGYAQDEDRRRSREAGFDDHFAKPLDAAALNALIMTTKS; encoded by the coding sequence ATGAATGTCGACGATGCATCCGCCGGTTGCAGTCCGGACGATGCGGCAGCACCGCCAAGTGTGGGGGGCGCCCACAACGAGTTTTCGGTAGTAGGCATCGGGGCCTCTGCGGGTGGATTAGATGCGCTCAAGCAGTTGCTAGCGGCGTTATCGGACCACACCGGTATGGCTTTTGTGATTGTCCAACACCTGGACCCCAATTATCAAAGTCACCTGGCGGAATTGCTGGGACGGGCGACCCGCATGCCGGTGCTCGAAGCCGTGCATGGCGCGCCAGTACAGCCTGATCATCTGTATGTCATTCCCCCTAACGCCAACGTCGCTCTCGGCCAAGGGCAGCTGATCGTCACCCCGCGCAGCGACGCGCCAGGCCCGCATTTGCCGGTGGACCATTTGTTTCGTTCGCTGGCCGCGGAAAAGTCCGAGCGCGCGATTGGCATAGTCCTCTCTGGCACCGGCTCTGATGGCACTCTAGGTCTTTGCGAAATCAAGGCCATCGGCGGGATAACCTTCGCCCAGGATGAAAAAACCGCGACGCACACCGGTATGCCGCACAGCGCGATCGAAAGCGGTTGTGTCGACTTCATTCTGGCGCCGGCAGACATGGCGGCCCGCCTGGCGGAAATCGCGGGTCATCCTTATTTGGCTTCCACCAATGTTTTGGATGGCACGGCCGAAGCGGACAAATACTACAAGAGCATCATAAGCGTCATCCAAAACGCAACCGGTGTCGACTTCAGCCAATATCGCGACACCACGATTCGGCGCCGGATCGTGCGCCGCATGGCGCTGCACGCCCGCCATACGCTCAAAGATTATGCAGAGATGCTGCGGGCCGAGCCCGAAGAGATCGAAGCTTTGTACCGGGACCTGCTGATCAACGTCACCAGCTTCTTTCGCGACCCCGAATTGTTCGAGACGCTCAAGCGAGTCGTGTTTCCAGAGATTATCAAGACGAAAACAACAACCACGCCGATTCGGATTTGGGTGCCCGGCTGTTCCACGGGCCAAGAGCCCTATTCCTTGGCGATGGCCCTGCTGGAATTCATTGACGATAAGCCGCTGCGGCCCCCCATCCAAATCTTCGCGACTGACCTGAGCGATCACGCCACGTTGGAGAAGGCTCGCGGAGGCCTTTATCCGGAAAGCATCGAGTCGGAAGTCTCGCCCGAACGCTTGCGACGTTTTTTCGTCAAGGAGGACCATCGCTACCGGATTGATAAATCCATTCGCGAAATGTGCGTCTTCGCGCGACAGAACATCTTGGCCGATCCCCCCTTTTCCCACGTCGACCTGGTCAGTTGCCGCAACGTGTTGATCTATATGTCGTCCGCACTGCAGCAGCGGGTGATACCGACCTTTCATTTTGCCTTGAGCCCGGCAGGCTACTTGGCCCTGGGCACTGCGGAGACTGTCGGCGGGTTTGGCGATTTATTCGAGCTCGTGGATCGGGCGCACAAGATTTACGTGAAGAAAGCGGCCGTTATGCGCCCCGCGTTCTCGTTTTCGCTCGACGATTTCAAGCGATCGTTGATCTTTCCAGGGCGCCACCCGGTTCCCAATCCGGCGGCAATGGACTTTCAGCGCGAGGCCGATCGACTGGCGCTGGGCCAATATGCCCCGCCGTCGGTACTGGTGAACGACAACTTCGACATCATTCAATTTCGCGGCCAAACGAGCAACTTTCTGGCCCCGCCCCTGGGTGAGCCTACCTCAAACATTCTCAAGATGGCGCGCGAGGGCTTGTTTCTCGAGTTGCGCTCCGCTCTGAGTGAAGCGAAGTCGACCAATAAAATAGTTCGTCGCGAAGGTTTACAAGTCTACGGCGATGTCGGCTTCCGCGAGATTGCGTTGCGCGTCTTGCCGGTGCTGTCGCCACAAGGATCGGAAAGTTGTTTTTTGGTGGTCTTCGAAGAGTCCGACGAGAGTCGGCAAGGTGCCGAGCGGGTGTCTGCCAGCGGCCTCTTATCTTCGCTCTGGAAAGGCATGCGCGCGGCGCCAGGGGGGCTCGCAAGGCCAGGCGAGCGTGCCCAATCCGAAAGCGCCGCGACGTCCAATCAGTCGCCCCGGCAAGGAGCGGAACAATTACGGCACGAGCTGGCGGCTACCAAGGAATACTTGCAGTCGCTGGTGGAGCAACAAGACGCCAGCAACGAGGAGCTGCGCTCCGCGAACGAGGAAATTCTTTCCAGCAACGAAGAACTGCAAAGCACGAACGAGGAATTGGAAACCGCCAAGGAGGAGCTGCAATCAGTCAACGAGGAGCTGACTACCGTCAATGAGCAACTGCAGAAACAAAATGCCGACCTCAATGGCATCAACAATGATTTGACCAATATCTTTGCCAGTACCAGCATCGCCATTGTCATGGTGGGCAACGATCTGCGGATTCGTCGCATCACGCCCCCGGCGCAAGCGACATTGAAGCTGTTGCCCACGGACGTCGGCAGGTCGATTGGCGATCTGAAGCTGAATATCAATGTGCCGGATATCGAATCGTTACTGCTTCACAGCATCGAAAAGATGCAGCAGCACCGGGTCGAGTGTCAAGGCCGGGACGGGCATTGGTACAGCCTGCGCATCCATCCGTATGTGACGGCCGACCGGCGCATCGACGGAGGGGTGCTGGTCCTGGTCGACATCGACGAGCTCAAACGGAGCGAAGCCAGGGTTCGTGAGTCGGCGGAGTTCGCCGAAGCCATCGTGCAGTCTGCCCGAGTCCCCTTGATCGTTCTTGATGAAGACTTGCGTGTGCAGACGATTAACGCCGCCTGTTCTGAAAGGTCGGGAAATGTGCTGTCCGACGTCAAAGCTCGGACCTTCGGCGAGGTCTGGCCGGATCTGTGGAACAACCCGTCGTTGCAAGAGAGCCTGGCCGCCATCGTGGCTGAGAAGCGCCCCTTCGAAAATCTGGAGACGGCCGACATCGGCCAAACCGTCTTGGTGAGCGGCCGTAGCGTGGAACGTCCGGAGCGGCCCCCTCTGATTCTGATGTCGCTGGTCGACATTACCGCCCGCAAAGAGGCTGAAGAGAAGTTGCGCGAGGCGAATCGGCGCAAAGATGAGTTCCTGGCCATGCTTGCGCACGAGTTGCGCAATCCGTTGGCGGCCGTCAAGAGTGCCGTCGAAATCATGCGCCTGGCAGGCGACGATTGGCAACAGACCGTCGAGCTACGCGAGATTCTCGGCCGCCAGGTCGATCAGATGGTGCGATTGGTCGGCGATTTGCTCGACATCTCGCGGATCGCCGAAGGGAAAGTCGAAATCAGGAAGGAGCCCGTCTGGTTGGCGGATCTAGTCGCGGCGGCGACCGACACGGTCCGTTCTCAGATGCAAAATTCCCAGCATCAGCTAACCGTGAAGCTGCCCGACGATCCCGTTCGCCTGTTCGTCGACAGAAACCGTTTTGTGCAGGTGCTGTCGAACTTATTGGGCAATGCCGCGAAATTTACTGACCCGGGTGGCAAGATTAGCCTGACCGCGGAGCGCATGACGCACGCGTCCCAAGGCGACGAGCAGATCAGCATTCGTGTGCGAGATAGCGGACAAGGAATTCCGGCCGAGCTGCTGCCGCGAATTTTCGATCTGTTCGCACAAGGGGATTGCACGCTCGATCGAAATCGCGGCGGACTCGGTGTCGGTCTCACGCTGGTGAAAAGTCTGATCGAATTGCAAGGAGGCACGGTTGAAGCGCATAGCGCGGGGCGAGGCGCCGGGAGCGAGTTTGTGGTGCGGATGCCCATCAATGTCGATGGCATACAGGAACAACCTGCCACTGTGCCCACGGCTACACAGGGCGATCAGGCCCGCAAGGTCGTCATTGTCGACGACAATCGGGACGCGGCTGAATCACTCACGCGCCTGCTCCGCATGATGGGGCATGAAGTACACGCCGCTTTCGATGGGCACCAGGCGCTGGGTTTGATTGAGAAGCTAAAACCCGATATTGCTCTGATCGATATCGGCCTGCCAGGCATGAACGGCTACGAAGTTGCGGGCAAGATACGCGAGCAGGTAGAGTTTGACCAGGTTCGTCTGGTGGCCTATTCAGGTTATGCACAGGACGAGGATCGTCGACGATCGCGAGAGGCAGGCTTCGACGACCATTTCGCGAAACCGCTTGATGCCGCGGCGCTGAATGCGCTGATCATGACAACGAAGAGTTGA
- a CDS encoding SDR family oxidoreductase — MSVRKRVAIVTGAGSGIGRASALALLRDGYCVVLAGRRQEALEETATESGARERALPISTDVGNPDSVHRLFTAAKETFGRLDVLFNNAGISAPAVPLEELSCEQWNAVLATNLTGPFLCTQQAILLMKSQDPMGGRIINNGSVSAHAPRPNSAPYTATKHAITGLTKSTSLDGRKYNIACGQIDIGNALTEMAQRMTKGVPQADGSIKVEPVMDVNHVANMVLHMANLPLETNVQFVTIMATAMPLVGRG; from the coding sequence ATGAGCGTGCGCAAGAGAGTGGCGATTGTAACCGGCGCGGGAAGCGGCATTGGCCGGGCGAGCGCCTTGGCGCTGCTGCGGGACGGCTATTGCGTCGTTCTCGCCGGGCGCCGCCAGGAAGCGCTCGAAGAGACCGCCACCGAGTCTGGCGCCCGCGAGCGCGCCCTGCCGATTTCCACCGACGTGGGTAATCCGGATTCGGTGCACCGGCTGTTCACCGCCGCAAAGGAAACATTCGGTCGCTTGGATGTGCTGTTCAACAATGCCGGCATCAGCGCGCCGGCAGTGCCGCTTGAGGAGCTTAGCTGCGAACAGTGGAACGCAGTGCTCGCAACGAATCTGACCGGCCCGTTTCTGTGTACGCAGCAGGCGATTCTGCTGATGAAATCGCAGGATCCGATGGGTGGGCGGATCATCAACAACGGATCCGTTTCCGCACACGCGCCGCGCCCCAATTCTGCACCCTATACGGCAACCAAGCATGCCATTACCGGATTGACCAAATCCACGTCGCTCGATGGCAGAAAGTACAACATCGCCTGCGGGCAGATCGACATCGGGAACGCCCTCACCGAAATGGCGCAGCGCATGACCAAGGGAGTGCCGCAAGCGGACGGCTCGATCAAGGTCGAGCCGGTGATGGACGTGAATCACGTCGCCAATATGGTGTTGCACATGGCGAACTTGCCTTTGGAAACCAACGTGCAGTTCGTGACGATCATGGCCACCGCGATGCCGCTCGTGGGCCGCGGCTAA
- a CDS encoding YebC/PmpR family DNA-binding transcriptional regulator — translation MGRNFENRKNAIFKTAAQKSKLYSKYGKQLYVAAKNGVADPDANPGLRSMIEKAKRDQVPAHVIEKAIQKARGVGGEDFVTARYEGFGPGGSLFIVDCLTDNYQRTISEVRSCFTKTGSKLAATGSVTLSFDRLAILSFKGDNEEQVLEAMLNADVDVDETECKGGNVTIFTPPNEFFKAKTALLQAFPEVELEVQEITFLPQTSITMNADDLPMFEKFVNMLNDCDDVQDIYHNVELAS, via the coding sequence ATGGGAAGAAATTTCGAAAATCGCAAGAACGCGATCTTCAAGACGGCTGCTCAGAAATCGAAGCTGTATTCCAAGTACGGAAAGCAGCTGTACGTCGCTGCTAAGAACGGCGTTGCCGACCCGGATGCCAATCCCGGTTTGCGAAGCATGATCGAGAAAGCCAAGCGCGACCAGGTTCCCGCCCACGTGATCGAAAAAGCGATTCAAAAAGCCCGTGGCGTCGGCGGCGAGGACTTTGTAACTGCCCGCTACGAAGGTTTTGGCCCCGGGGGTTCGTTGTTCATCGTCGATTGTTTGACGGATAACTATCAACGTACGATTTCCGAAGTCCGCAGTTGTTTCACAAAGACCGGTTCCAAGTTGGCTGCGACGGGCTCGGTGACACTATCGTTCGACCGCTTGGCGATTTTGTCCTTCAAAGGAGACAACGAAGAGCAAGTGCTAGAAGCAATGTTGAATGCCGACGTCGACGTTGACGAGACGGAGTGCAAAGGGGGCAACGTCACGATATTCACGCCGCCAAACGAGTTTTTCAAAGCCAAAACGGCCTTGTTGCAGGCGTTTCCCGAGGTGGAGTTGGAAGTCCAAGAGATCACCTTCCTGCCTCAGACGAGCATCACAATGAATGCGGACGATTTGCCCATGTTCGAAAAGTTTGTCAACATGCTGAACGATTGCGACGATGTGCAGGACATCTATCACAACGTGGAATTGGCCAGCTAA